Below is a window of Pseudomonas monteilii DNA.
CGGGCACGGCATGTGCCTGGGCCGGGCAAGCCATGTATCCTGGCGGGCTCAGAAGGTCGTCGTGCCCTGGCCACCTTCATCGTCTGCAAGGAGAGACCCCGTGTTCAGCCTCGATCCACGTCTGCAACAGGACACGCATGTCCTGGGTGATTTTCCACTCTGTCGCCTGTTGCTGAGCAACGATGCCAACTACCCCTGGTTCATCCTCGTGCCGCGGCGTGCCGACATCAGCGAGCTGTTTCAGCTCGATGAAGCCGAGCAGCAGACATTGTGGCAGGAAACCACGCGCCTGGCGCAGTGGCTGGGCCAGGCGTTTCGTGCCGACAAGATGAACGTGGCGACCCTGGGTAACGTGGTCAGCCAGCTGCACATGCATGTGGTCGTGCGACGCAGGGACGATGCGGCCTGGCCCGCCCCTGTGTGGGGCAAGGTGCCTGCGCTCGCCTATGCCGACGGACAGGTGGAGGCCATTCGCCAGCGCCTGCGTACGATACTGCCCGCCGACTGTCAGTTCGTGGAGGTCGGTGCATGAGCCTGGACGCGCGCATGGTCGACCTCGAAAGCCGACAGGCCTTTCAGGACGACACCCTTCAGGCGCTCAACGACGTGGTGGTCGAGCAGGCACGGATCATCGAGCGCCTGCAATTGCAGATGGCCGAGTTGCTCAGGCGCCACGAAGAGTTGAGCAGCCAGTTCGGCATCGGCGAGGAGGAAGCGCCGCCGCCTCATTATTGAGGTGTGACGACGTAGGGCAGGAATGGACAGGAGGAACGATCACCGGGTCATTGCCCGGCGATCGTGAAGGGGAGGCCGCTCAGCGACGTGGGACGGCGATGACGTCTTCGGCCTGCAGCCCCTTGTCGCGGTGCATGACCGAGAACTCTACGCGCTGGCCTTCCACCAGCACCCGGTGGCCGTCGCCGCGGATGGCCCGGAAGTGAACGAAGATATCGTCCCCCGAGTCTCTGGAAATGAAGCCGAACCCCTTCGAGGTGTTGAACCACTTCACCGTGCCGGTATCGCGCTCGGTGGTGTCGAAGGGGGCGCTGGAGGTCGAGCGCGCCGGACGTGGTGCACGGGCCAGGCTCGCGTAGAGGTGCAGGGCAACCGCCAGCAGCGCGCACAGCAGGGCGAGCGTGGCGCCCGGTTCCGGCAGGGCGAGCAGGGCGATGGTCTGCAGGATCACCGCAGCCACCAGCAGGGTGCTGCTCAGGCGCTGAACCTGCAGGCGTGTCCCGGACAGGCGCGGAATGACCGGCGCCAGCGTCAGGTTGAGCAGGCCGAGCAGGCCCAGGTAGACCGCCAGGGGTTGTTGCAACGGGGGCATGGCGTCCATGCGCAGGCTGGGAATGAGTGCCAGCAGCAAGGCGGCGACGCCCGTCACGAGATGAAGGATCTTGAACATGTCGATTGACTCACATTGATAAGGCCGATCACAGGAAGAGCTGGCGCCGTGGCATGCGGGAGAGATAAGCAAGGGTGCGACGAGCCAGCCTATGCACCCGGGCATTGACGATCCGCACGGGTGGCACGCTGCCTATTTAACCGCAAAGGCAGGGGCTTCTCAAATCAGGACGCCTGCGCCGCCATGGCGCATGCGGGCATCGGCAGGTCTTGATACAGTGTGACCTGCCCATTCGATCAACACGATTTACGGTACAAGGGGAATGCAATGGCAATCGATATCGGTATCAGTGAAGAAGACCGCAAGTCCATCGTCGACGGGCTGTCGCGTCTGCTGTCGGACACCTACGTGCTCTACCTCAAGACCCACAACTTCCATTGGAACGTGACCGGGCCGTCCTTCCGTACGCTGCACCTGATGTTCGAGGAGCAGTACAACGAGCTGGCGCTGGCGGTGGACTCGATCGCCGAACGCATCCGTGCGCTGGGCTTCCCCGCGCCTGGCTCCTACGCCTTCTACGCCCGTCATTCGTCCATCAAGGAAGAAGACGGCGTGCCACCGGCCGACGAGATGATCCGTCAGCTGGTGCAGGGCCAGGAGGCGGTGGTGCGCACGGCGCGCAGCATCTTCCCGGTCGTCGACAAGGTCAGCGACGAGCCGACCGCCGACCTGTTGACCCAGCGCATGCAGGTGCACGAGAAGACCGCCTGGATGCTGCGCGTGCTGCTCGACGGCAAGTGACAGCCTTCGGCCGGGCGAGTGCCTGACGAACGTGCCCGCCCCGAAAAGGCGGGCATTTTCATGGCCGCAGGAAAACCTTGCCGCTGCTCTCCCGGGCGCTGGCGTCGCTTCATGGGCTTCGTGCAATGACGCACGGGACCTGTGCAATCGGGAGCGACGACCATGCAAGCACTGCCGGCAACCACCAAGCCTGCGCCGCGCCAAGGGCGCTGGCCCAGCAAGCCCTGCATCGACCCTTTCGACAACCAGTTCGACATGAGCCAGGCGCGGCCGGTCTCGCGCTCGGTCAGGCTCAACGGCTTCGCCACCTGCCTGCGCCTGGAGCGCGTCTACTGGCGCATCCTCGAGCGCATCGCCGCGGCCAACGACTGTTCGGTGAGCGCCGTGCTGTCCTACCTCGACCGTGAAGTGCACCTGCGTCATGGCGGCGTGAAGAACTTCAGTGGCCTGGTGCGCGTGGTGTGCGTCAACTGGCTGCTCGATCCGCCGCCGGGGCTTCGCGCGGCTGGCAGGCTGCACAGCCAACCCTAACCATATATAATCCCGCTCTTTGCTCCCAGTAACACTCAGCGTTGCGGTTGACGAGAGACGTCCATGCCCCTTTACGACTACCACTGTGCCTCCTGCGATCATCGCCTGGAGGCCCTGCAGAAGATCAGCGCCGCGCCGCTGGTCGATTGCCCGGCCTGCCAAGCGCCGACCTTGAAGAAGCAACTTTCGGTGCCCGGCTTCCGTCTGGGCGGTACCGGCTGGTACGAAACCGACTTCAAGACCGGTGCCAAGAAGAACCTGGCTGGCGGCGACAAGCCCGACTGAGTTGAATTGCATCGACCGGTCTTGCAGTATCGGCCCCTCAGGGCAGGCGCTCGAGGCCTCCACGACTACACGAATCACGAGAAGCGAAACCACCATCATGATGCGCAGCCACTATTGCGGCCAATTGAACGAGACCCTGGATGGTCAGGAAATTACCCTTTGCGGCTGGGTTCATCGTCGCCGCGACCACGGCGGGGTGATCTTCCTCGACATCCGTGATCGTGAGGGCATGGCCCAGGTCGTGTTCGATCCCGATCGCGCCGACACCTTCGCCGCCGCCGACCGCGTGCGCAGCGAGTACGTGGTGCAGATCACCGGCAAGGTACGTCCACGCCCGGCGGGTGCGGTCAACCCGAACATGGCGTCCGGCGCCATCGAGGTGCTGGGTTACGAGCTGAAGGTGCTCAACGAGGCCGAGACCCCACCGTTCCCGCTCAACGAATTCTCCGACGTCGGTGAAGAGACGCGCCTGCGCTATCGCTTCATCGACCTGCGTCGCCCGGAAATGGCCGAGAAGCTGCGTCTGCGCTCGCGCATCACCAGCAGCATCCGTCGCTTCCTCGACGAGAACGGCTTCCTCGACGTCGAGACACCGATCCTGACCCGCGCCACGCCCGAAGGCGCCCGTGACTACCTGGTGCCGAGCCGCACCCACGCCGGCAGCTTCTTCGCCCTGCCGCAGTCGCCCCAGCTGTTCAAGCAGCTGCTGATGGTCGCCGGCTTCGATCGCTACTACCAGATCGCCAAGTGCTTCCGTGACGAAGACCTGCGTGCCGACCGCCAGCCTGAATTCACCCAGATCGACATCGAGACCAGCTTCCTCGACGAAAGCGAGATCATGGGCCTGACCGAAGGCATGATCCGCAAGCTGTTCAAGGAAGTGCTGGACCTGGAGTTCGGTGACTTCCCGCACATGACCTATGAAGAGGCCATGCGTCGCTACGGTTCCGACAAGCCGGACCTGCGCAACCCGCTGGAGCTGATCGACGTCGCCGACCAGCTCAAGGACGTGGACTTCAAGGTCTTCGCCGGCCCGGCCAACGATCCGAAGTGCCGCGTGACCGCGCTGCGCCTGCCAGGCGGCGCGAGCATGCCGCGCAGCCGCATCGACGAGTACACCAAGTTCGTCGGCATCTACGGTGCCCGCGGTCTGGCCTACATCAAGGTCAACGAGCGCGCCAAGGGCGTCGAAGGCCTGCAGTCGCCGATCGTCAAGAACATCCCCGAGGCCAACCTGAACGTGATCCTCGATCGCGTCGGTGCGGTCGATGGCGACATCGTGTTCTTCGGCGCCGACAAGGCCAAGGTGGTCAGCGAGGCGCTGGGTGCCCTGCGTATCCGCCTGGGTCACGACTTCGAGCTGCTGACCTGCGAGTGGGCACCGCTGTGGGTCATCGACTTCCCGATGTTCGAAGAGAACGACGACGGTAGCCTGAGCGCGCTGCACCACCCGTTCACCGCGCCGAAGTGCTCGCCACAGGAACTGGAAGCCAACCCGGCCACCGCCCTGTCGCGCGCCTACGACATGGTGCTCAACGGCACCGAGCTGGGTGGCGGTTCGATCCGTATCCACCGCAAGGAAATGCAACAGGCGGTGTTCCGCCTGCTGGGCATCGAGGCCGACGAGCAGCAGGAGAAGTTCGGCTTCCTGCTCGACGCCCTCAAGTACGGCGCGCCACCCCATGGTGGCCTGGCCTTCGGCCTGGATCGCCTGGTGATGCTGATGACCGGCGCCCAGTCGATCCGCGAAGTGATCGCGTTCCCGAAAACCCAGAGCGCCGCCGACGTCATGACCCAGGCCCCAGGCCAGGTCGATGCCAAGGCGCTGCGTGAGCTGCACATCCGTCTGCGTGAGCAGGCCAAGGTCGAGTAAGCCGGTCCCGAGACGCGCCCAACCGGGCGCGTCTTGCATTGGGTCGACAGGTTTCCGGCAACGCCCGTGGTCGGGCGCTGCCTTGTACGTTTCAAAGAATTCGGAGTCGTTATGGCCGGTCATTCCAAGTGGGCGAACATCAAGCACCGCAAAGAGCGCCAGGATGCCAAGAGAGGCAAGGTCTTCACCAAGTGGATCCGCGAACTGACCGTCGCGGCCAAGCAGGGCGGCCCTGACCCGGCCTCCAACCCGCGTCTGCGCCTGGCGCTGGACAAAGCGCTCGGCGCGAACATGAGCCGGGACATCATCGACCGTGCCGTGGCGCGGGGTGCGGGCACCAACGAGAGCGACAACGTCGAGGAGCTGACCTATGAAGGGTACGGCCCAGGTGGCGTGGCGATCATGGTCGAAGCCATGACCGACAACCGCAACCGGACGGCCGCGGCGGTGCGCCATGCGTTCACCAAGTGCGGCGGCAACCTGGGTACCGACGGGTCGGTGGCCTACCTGTTCGAGCGCAAGGGTCAGCTCAGCTTCGCCCCCGGTGTGTCCGAGGACGCGCTGATGGAAGCGGCCATGGAGGCCGATGCCGACGACGTGGTCAGCCATGACGATGGCGCTTTCGACGTCATGACCTCGTTCAACGCGTTCTATGCCGTGCGTACCGCGCTGGAAGAGGCCGGGTTCAAGGCGGACGATGCCGAAATCATCATGCAGCCGACCACCAGTGCCGAGCTGGATCAGGAGGGCGCCGAAAAGGTACTCAAGCTGATCGACATGCTCGAGGACCTGGACGACGTGCAGAACGTGTATTCCAACGCCCAGATTTCCGACGAGATCCTGGAACGGCTCAACTGAGTTAGACTCCAGAGGCCGGAGCTTTCGCAGCGCACAGCGCTCTGAAGGCTGCGGCCTTTGTCATTTCGTGGCGCCACCGCGCCTCATGCATGCAGGCTTTATGACTCTCATCTTAGGTATCGACCCCGGGTCGCGGATCACCGGCTACGGCGTGGTCTTGCAGACCGCGCGTGGCTGCGAGTACGTGGCATCGGGCTGCATCCGCACGGGTGCCGGGGAATTGCAGGAGCGCCTGCAAATCGTCTTTCGCGGCGTGCGCGACATCATCCGCCAGCATGGCCCGGTCACCATGGGCATCGAACGGGTGTTCATGGCCCGCAACCCCGATTCGGCGCTCAAGCTGGGCCAGGCACGGGGCGCGGCCATCGTCGCCGCCGTCGAGGAGGGCCTGGAAGTCGCCGAATACAGCGCCACCCAGGTCAAGCAGGCCGTGGCCGGTACGGGCGGCGCCAACAAGGAGCAGGTGCAGCTGATGGTGATGCACTTGCTCAAGCTCACCCAGAAGCCGCAGATCGACGCGTCCGATGCCCTGGCCATCGCCATGTGCCATGCCCACACGCGCTCCAGCCTGGTGCCGCATGGCCTGGCCACTGCCCGGCGACGCGGCGGACGCTTGCGTCTGTAGCGGCTTCATGCCCTGATACATCTTTTGGCCGGGCGGCGCGTCCGTGCGGCCCATTTGCTGATAGGGTGGCTCGGTCTCTGGTCGAGCGCCCGTTAAAAGGATCGAAACGTGATTGGACGTTTGCGCGGCACCCTGGCGGAAAAACAGCCGCCGCACCTGATTGTCGACATCAACGGCCTGGGGTACGAGCTGGAAGTGCCGATGACCACGCTCTATCGCCTGCCCAAGCTTGGCGAGACGGTGACCCTGCACACCCACCTGGTGGTGCGCGAAGACGCCCACCTGCTGTACGGCTTCTTCGAGAAGCGCGAGCGCGAGCTGTTCCGCGAGCTGATCCGGCTCAATGGCGTGGGTCCCAAGCTGGCCCTGGCCCTGATGTCCGGCCTGGAGGCCGACGAACTGGTGCGCTGCGTGCAGGCCCAGGATGCTTCGGTGCTGGTGCGTGTTCCGGGTGTCGGCAAGAAGACCGCCGAGCGCCTGCTGGTCGAGCTCAAGGACCGCTTCAAGGCCTGGGCCACGTCGCCGGCGATGTTCACCCTGGTGTCCGACGGTCCCCTGGCGGCGAGCACCGCGCCAAGCGCCGAGGCCGATGCCATCAGTGCCCTGGTGTCGCTGGGCTACAAGCCCCAGGAAGCCAGCAAGGCCATCGCCGCCATCGACGGCAAGGCCGGCATGACCAGCGAAGAACTCATTCGTCGTAGCCTCAAGGGGATGATCGTCAAGTGATCGAAGCCGACCGACTGATCGCCGCCAGCGGGCGTGATCGCGAAGAAGTGCAGGACCGGGCCATCCGCCCGCTGCGCCTGGAGGACTATATCGGTCAGCCGGTGGTGCGTGACCAGATGGGGCTATTCATCCAGGCGGCCCGTGGACGCAACGAATCGCTCGACCATACGTTGATCTTCGGGCCACCCGGGCTGGGCAAGACCACCCTGGCCAACATCATCGCCAACGAGATGGGCGTCTCGGTCAAGAGCACGTCCGGGCCGATCCTGGAGCGGCCGGGTGACCTGGCGGCCATGCTGACCAACCTCGAGCCGCACGACGTGCTGTTCATCGACGAGATCCACCGGCTTTCGCCCGTGGTCGAGGAAGTGCTGTACCCGGCGATGGAGGACTTCCAGCTCGACATCATGATCGGCGAGGGGCCGGCGGCGCGTTCGATCAAGCTCGACCTGCCGCCGTTCACCCTGGTCGGGGCGACCACCCGTGCTGGCATGCTGACCAACCCCCTGCGCGACCGCTTCGGTATCGTCCAGCGCCTGGAGTTCTACGGCAACCAGGACCTGGCCACCATCGTCGCCCGCTCGGCCGGCATCCTGGGGCTGGTCATCGAGGAGCAGGGCGCCTACGAGATCGCCCGCCGGGCCCGTGGCACGCCGCGTATCGCCAACCGCTTGCTGCGGCGCGTGCGTGACTACGCCGAGGTGCGTGGCAAGGGCCAGATCACCAAGGCGGTCGCCGACATGGCGCTGAACCTGCTGGATGTCGACGAGCGTGGCTTCGACCACTCCGACCGGCGCCTGCTGCTGACCATGATCGAGAAGTTCGATGGCGGGCCGGTCGGCGTGGACAACCTGGCCGCCGCCATCAGTGAAGAGCGCCACACCATTGAGGACGTGCTGGAACCCTACCTGATCCAGCAGGGCTACATCATGCGCACGCCCCGTGGCCGGGTCGTGACGCGCCACGCCTACCTGCACTTCGGCCTCAACATCCCCGGACGGCTCGAGGACCCCCGTACATTTTCCGAGCCGAGCGACGGATGACCGATCGAAATCGGGTTTTTGCGGTCCTACCGCTGGCGTGGCGACAGGCCGGCCCTGCGCTGGATCGGTGCGTGAAAAAACAGTTGTCCGGGCGGATTGGCAAGTCGAGGAGTAAGCACTAGAGTATGCGCGCGCAAAATGGACTGGAACCGTTCGCACATCAGTGTCGCGTGTACTACGAGGACACCGATGCGGGCGGCGTGGTGTATTACGTCAACTACCTCAAGTTCATGGAGCGTGCACGCACCGAGTGGCTTCGCCAGCTGGGGTTCTCCCAGTCCGCGCTCGCTGCCTCGAACCTGTTGTTCGTCGTTCATTCCAGCCAGGCGCGCTACCACGCGCCCGCACGCCTGGACGACGCCCTGCGGGTGACTGCCCAGGTGCTCGAGCTCAACCGTGCCAGCCTGCGCTTCGTGCAACAGGTCTGGCGCGAGGCGGACGGGCAGTTGCTCTGCGAAGGGCAAGTGCTGGTGGCCGCCGTACGTGCCGATACATTCAAACCCCGGGCCCTTCCTCCTGAACTGCGCGACGCTTTCATGGCGAGCGGCCTGGGTACTCAATCGAACGCAGGAGATTAAGCGTGGAAGCTAACGTCGTCGACCATACCTCCATGTGGAGCCTGGTCAGTAATGCCAGCGTTGTCGTACAGCTGGTGATGCTGACCCTGGTGGCCGCATCGGTGACCTCGTGGGTCATGATCTTTCAGCGCAGCACCATGCTGCGCGCCGGTCGTCGTGCGCTGGATGCCTTCGAGGAACGCTTCTGGTCAGGCATCGACCTGTCCAAGCTGTACCGCCAGGCCGGCAGCAACCCGGACCCGGACTCGGGCGTGGAGCAGGTGTTCCGTGCCGGCTTCAAGGAGTTCTCGCGCCTGCGTCAGCAGCCGGGCGTCGATCCCGACGCGGTGATGGAAGGCGTGGGCCGTGCCATGCGCGTGGCCATCTCCCGCGAGGAAGAAAAGCTCGAACAAGGGCTGCCGTTCCTCGCCACCGTCGGTTCCACCAGCCCGTACATCGGTCTGTTCGGCACCGTGTGGGGCATCATGAACTCGTTCCGTGGCCTGGCCAGCGCCCAGCAGGCCACCCTGGCCACCGTGGCACCCGGCATCGCCGAAGCCCTGATCGCCACCGCGATCGGCCTGTTCGCCGCGATCCCCGCCGTCATCGCCTACAACCGTTTCGCTGCACGCAGCGAAGTGCTGATCGGCCGTTACTACACGTTCGCCGACGAGTTCCAGGCAATCCTGCACCGTAAAGTGCACACCAGCGAAGAGTGAGCAGGTAGAAGCCCATGGCCCGAGTTCGCCACAAACGCAAGCCGGTCGCCGAGATGAACGTGGTGCCCTACATCGACGTGATGCTGGTGCTGCTGGTCATCTTCATGGTGACCGCTCCCATGCTCAACCAGGGTGTGAAGGTCGATCTGCCCAAGGTGTCCAGCGAGGCTTTGCCGCAGGACAACAACGTGCAGATCCTCACCATCTCGATCAAGGCCGACAAGACCTACTACTGGAACCTCGGCAGCGAGGTCGATACCGACAAGCAGATGGACAAGGCCATGACCTTGCCGGACATGACCAGCGCCGTGACCAAGATCATCGCCGCCGGGCGCGACCAGGGCAAGCAGACCCAGGTCTTCATCCGCGGCGACAAGGCGGTCGACTACGGCGCGGTCATGGGCGCGATGGGCGGTTTGCAGCAGGCCGGTGTCGGTAACGTTGGCCTGATCACCGAGGCGCCCTGATGCAGCAGCGAGAGCCATCCGCCTCGGAGAGCTACTTCTGGCCCACGGTCTGGGCCGTCGGTCTGCACGTACTGGTGTTCGGCCTGCTGTTCGTCAGTTTCGCCATGACGCCAGAATTGCCGCCGTCCAAACCGATCGTTCAGGCTACGCTCTATCAACTCAAGTCCAAGAGCCAGGCGACCACCCAGACCAATCAGAAGATCGCCGGAGAGGCCAAGAAGACTGCCGCACGCCAGACCGAAGTCGAGCAGCTCGAGCAGAAGAAGGTCGAGCAGCAGGCGGTGAAGGCCGCGGAACAAAAGAAAGCCGACGCCGCTCAAAAGGCCGAAGCCGCGCGCGAGGCCGCCGAAGCCAAGAAGGCCGAAGAGGCCGCCAAGACCGCCGAAGCCGCGAAAGCTGCCGAAGCCAAGAAGGCGGAAGCGGCGAAGGCTGCCGAGGCGAAGAAGGCCGACGAGGCCAAGAAGGCCGCGGAGAAGCAGAAGGCCGACATCGCCAAGAAGAAGGCTGAGGAAGAGGCCAAGAAAAAGGCCGACGAAGAGGCCAAGAAGCAGGCCGAGGACGCCAAGAAGCAGGCGGCCGAGGAGGCCAAGAAACAAGCGGCCGAGGACGCCAAGAAAAAGGCGGCCGAAGACGCGAAGAAGAAAGCGGCCGAGGACGCCAAGAAGAAAGCGGCGGCCGAGGACGCGAAGAAGAAGGCTGCCGAGGAGGCCAAGCAGAAGGCCGCCGCGGATGCCCAGAAGAAGAAGGCTCAGGAAGCGGCGCGCAAGGCGGCCGAGGACAAGAAGGCACAGGCGCTGGCCGAACTTCTGTCCGACAGCACCGAGCGTCAGCAGGCGCTGGCCGATGAGCGTGGTGACCAGGTGGCCGGCGATTTCGACGACCTGATCCGCATGCGCGCATCCGAAGGGTGGGCACGTCCGCCTTCGGCACGCAAGGGCATGGCCGTGGTGCTGCAGATCAACATGCTGCCCGATGGCACCGTCACCAACGTGAGCGTGGCACGCTCCAGTGGCGATGGTCCGTTCGACAGTTCGGCAGTGGCAGCGGTGAAGAACATTGGACGCTTGACCGAGATGCAAGGACTGAAGCCTAACGATTTCAATCCCTACCGCTCATTCAAGATGACATTTACACCTGAGGATCTCGCGTTGTGATTAAAGTGCTCAGAGGATTGCTGGTGATGGTCTGCTGTTTCGCAGGCCTGGCGCTGGCAGAAGAAAAGAACATCCTGGTCACCAGCGGTAGCGACCGGGCCACGCCCATTGCCGTCGTGCCCTTCGGTGTGCAGGGCGGCAGCGTGCTGCCCGAGGACATGGCCGACATCATCGGCACTGACCTGCGCAACTCGGGCTACTATTCGCCGATTCCCCGGCAGAACATGATCAGCCAGCCGAGTCAGGCCAGCGAAGTCATCTTCCGCGACTGGAAAGCCCTGGGCGCGCAG
It encodes the following:
- a CDS encoding histidine triad (HIT) protein, with translation MFSLDPRLQQDTHVLGDFPLCRLLLSNDANYPWFILVPRRADISELFQLDEAEQQTLWQETTRLAQWLGQAFRADKMNVATLGNVVSQLHMHVVVRRRDDAAWPAPVWGKVPALAYADGQVEAIRQRLRTILPADCQFVEVGA
- a CDS encoding cold-shock protein, whose product is MFKILHLVTGVAALLLALIPSLRMDAMPPLQQPLAVYLGLLGLLNLTLAPVIPRLSGTRLQVQRLSSTLLVAAVILQTIALLALPEPGATLALLCALLAVALHLYASLARAPRPARSTSSAPFDTTERDTGTVKWFNTSKGFGFISRDSGDDIFVHFRAIRGDGHRVLVEGQRVEFSVMHRDKGLQAEDVIAVPRR
- a CDS encoding DNA starvation/stationary phase protection protein is translated as MAIDIGISEEDRKSIVDGLSRLLSDTYVLYLKTHNFHWNVTGPSFRTLHLMFEEQYNELALAVDSIAERIRALGFPAPGSYAFYARHSSIKEEDGVPPADEMIRQLVQGQEAVVRTARSIFPVVDKVSDEPTADLLTQRMQVHEKTAWMLRVLLDGK
- a CDS encoding aryl-sulfate sulfotransferase is translated as MQALPATTKPAPRQGRWPSKPCIDPFDNQFDMSQARPVSRSVRLNGFATCLRLERVYWRILERIAAANDCSVSAVLSYLDREVHLRHGGVKNFSGLVRVVCVNWLLDPPPGLRAAGRLHSQP
- a CDS encoding FmdB family transcriptional regulator, with amino-acid sequence MPLYDYHCASCDHRLEALQKISAAPLVDCPACQAPTLKKQLSVPGFRLGGTGWYETDFKTGAKKNLAGGDKPD
- a CDS encoding aspartate--tRNA ligase, with amino-acid sequence MMRSHYCGQLNETLDGQEITLCGWVHRRRDHGGVIFLDIRDREGMAQVVFDPDRADTFAAADRVRSEYVVQITGKVRPRPAGAVNPNMASGAIEVLGYELKVLNEAETPPFPLNEFSDVGEETRLRYRFIDLRRPEMAEKLRLRSRITSSIRRFLDENGFLDVETPILTRATPEGARDYLVPSRTHAGSFFALPQSPQLFKQLLMVAGFDRYYQIAKCFRDEDLRADRQPEFTQIDIETSFLDESEIMGLTEGMIRKLFKEVLDLEFGDFPHMTYEEAMRRYGSDKPDLRNPLELIDVADQLKDVDFKVFAGPANDPKCRVTALRLPGGASMPRSRIDEYTKFVGIYGARGLAYIKVNERAKGVEGLQSPIVKNIPEANLNVILDRVGAVDGDIVFFGADKAKVVSEALGALRIRLGHDFELLTCEWAPLWVIDFPMFEENDDGSLSALHHPFTAPKCSPQELEANPATALSRAYDMVLNGTELGGGSIRIHRKEMQQAVFRLLGIEADEQQEKFGFLLDALKYGAPPHGGLAFGLDRLVMLMTGAQSIREVIAFPKTQSAADVMTQAPGQVDAKALRELHIRLREQAKVE
- a CDS encoding crossover junction endodeoxyribonuclease RuvC; protein product: MTLILGIDPGSRITGYGVVLQTARGCEYVASGCIRTGAGELQERLQIVFRGVRDIIRQHGPVTMGIERVFMARNPDSALKLGQARGAAIVAAVEEGLEVAEYSATQVKQAVAGTGGANKEQVQLMVMHLLKLTQKPQIDASDALAIAMCHAHTRSSLVPHGLATARRRGGRLRL
- a CDS encoding Holliday junction ATP-dependent DNA helicase RuvA, which codes for MIGRLRGTLAEKQPPHLIVDINGLGYELEVPMTTLYRLPKLGETVTLHTHLVVREDAHLLYGFFEKRERELFRELIRLNGVGPKLALALMSGLEADELVRCVQAQDASVLVRVPGVGKKTAERLLVELKDRFKAWATSPAMFTLVSDGPLAASTAPSAEADAISALVSLGYKPQEASKAIAAIDGKAGMTSEELIRRSLKGMIVK
- the ruvB gene encoding ATP-dependent DNA helicase RuvB (promotes strand exchange during homologous recombination; RuvAB complex promotes branch migration; RuvABC complex scans the DNA during branch migration and resolves Holliday junctions at consensus sequences; forms hexameric rings around opposite DNA arms; requires ATP for branch migration and orientation of RuvAB complex determines direction of migration), producing the protein MIEADRLIAASGRDREEVQDRAIRPLRLEDYIGQPVVRDQMGLFIQAARGRNESLDHTLIFGPPGLGKTTLANIIANEMGVSVKSTSGPILERPGDLAAMLTNLEPHDVLFIDEIHRLSPVVEEVLYPAMEDFQLDIMIGEGPAARSIKLDLPPFTLVGATTRAGMLTNPLRDRFGIVQRLEFYGNQDLATIVARSAGILGLVIEEQGAYEIARRARGTPRIANRLLRRVRDYAEVRGKGQITKAVADMALNLLDVDERGFDHSDRRLLLTMIEKFDGGPVGVDNLAAAISEERHTIEDVLEPYLIQQGYIMRTPRGRVVTRHAYLHFGLNIPGRLEDPRTFSEPSDG
- a CDS encoding 4-hydroxybenzoyl-CoA thioesterase — its product is MRAQNGLEPFAHQCRVYYEDTDAGGVVYYVNYLKFMERARTEWLRQLGFSQSALAASNLLFVVHSSQARYHAPARLDDALRVTAQVLELNRASLRFVQQVWREADGQLLCEGQVLVAAVRADTFKPRALPPELRDAFMASGLGTQSNAGD
- a CDS encoding protein TolQ yields the protein MEANVVDHTSMWSLVSNASVVVQLVMLTLVAASVTSWVMIFQRSTMLRAGRRALDAFEERFWSGIDLSKLYRQAGSNPDPDSGVEQVFRAGFKEFSRLRQQPGVDPDAVMEGVGRAMRVAISREEEKLEQGLPFLATVGSTSPYIGLFGTVWGIMNSFRGLASAQQATLATVAPGIAEALIATAIGLFAAIPAVIAYNRFAARSEVLIGRYYTFADEFQAILHRKVHTSEE
- a CDS encoding protein TolR → MARVRHKRKPVAEMNVVPYIDVMLVLLVIFMVTAPMLNQGVKVDLPKVSSEALPQDNNVQILTISIKADKTYYWNLGSEVDTDKQMDKAMTLPDMTSAVTKIIAAGRDQGKQTQVFIRGDKAVDYGAVMGAMGGLQQAGVGNVGLITEAP
- a CDS encoding protein TolA, translating into MQQREPSASESYFWPTVWAVGLHVLVFGLLFVSFAMTPELPPSKPIVQATLYQLKSKSQATTQTNQKIAGEAKKTAARQTEVEQLEQKKVEQQAVKAAEQKKADAAQKAEAAREAAEAKKAEEAAKTAEAAKAAEAKKAEAAKAAEAKKADEAKKAAEKQKADIAKKKAEEEAKKKADEEAKKQAEDAKKQAAEEAKKQAAEDAKKKAAEDAKKKAAEDAKKKAAAEDAKKKAAEEAKQKAAADAQKKKAQEAARKAAEDKKAQALAELLSDSTERQQALADERGDQVAGDFDDLIRMRASEGWARPPSARKGMAVVLQINMLPDGTVTNVSVARSSGDGPFDSSAVAAVKNIGRLTEMQGLKPNDFNPYRSFKMTFTPEDLAL